The Sedimentisphaera salicampi genome includes a region encoding these proteins:
- a CDS encoding PEP-CTERM sorting domain-containing protein translates to MKIKILTLAVLFGCVCVGFAAFNMIPENPDFEDGNVGDFPTGWFQNGTVITSDNGPSEPGSKSAFMAGGSETYGLRSKGFEVTSGETYTLTFDYKTANSTSGNPQLRFIFIENATIDTNGNVSGDFIGESQSTLTVTNNEWDTFSITASDTGTQLASYLRFTKNTFGSFDGEVWIDNVSVVPEPATMALIGIGGLFIRRKKV, encoded by the coding sequence ATGAAGATTAAAATTCTAACCTTAGCAGTATTGTTTGGGTGTGTTTGTGTAGGCTTTGCGGCATTCAATATGATTCCTGAAAACCCAGATTTCGAGGATGGTAATGTTGGCGATTTTCCAACAGGCTGGTTCCAAAATGGTACAGTCATTACCTCGGATAACGGCCCGAGCGAGCCGGGCAGCAAGTCTGCCTTTATGGCCGGCGGTTCAGAAACATATGGCCTGCGTTCAAAAGGCTTTGAGGTAACTTCAGGCGAAACCTATACACTCACCTTTGATTACAAAACTGCTAACTCAACATCAGGAAATCCGCAGCTGCGGTTCATTTTCATAGAAAATGCAACAATTGATACTAATGGAAATGTAAGCGGTGATTTCATTGGAGAATCGCAGTCAACTTTAACTGTAACTAATAATGAGTGGGACACATTCAGTATAACAGCCTCTGATACAGGCACTCAATTAGCTTCCTATTTGAGATTTACCAAGAATACATTTGGTTCATTTGACGGTGAGGTCTGGATAGACAACGTTTCTGTTGTCCCCGAACCAGCGACCATGGCTCTGATTGGCATTGGCGGTCTTTTCATCCGCAGGAAAAAGGTTTAA
- a CDS encoding PEP-CTERM sorting domain-containing protein, translating into MKIKLLTLTVLFAFASAGLAAFNMIPENPDFEDGNVGELVTGWFKDSAFTFSDNGPSEPGSKSAYLASGTEDYGLRSRGFEVTSGETYTLTFDYKTAGTTDGNPEARFLFKENAVIDSLGNVNGDFIGAEVLDLTPTEGTWETLSVASSRTGTDIAGVIRITKNKFASGSDSFNGEVWIDNVSVVPEPATMALIGIGGLFIRRKKK; encoded by the coding sequence TTGAAGATCAAACTTCTAACATTAACAGTGCTGTTTGCCTTTGCCTCTGCAGGCCTTGCGGCATTCAATATGATTCCTGAAAACCCAGATTTCGAGGATGGTAATGTTGGCGAACTAGTAACAGGCTGGTTCAAAGATTCGGCATTTACATTCTCGGATAACGGACCAAGCGAGCCAGGCAGCAAATCGGCTTATTTAGCCAGCGGTACGGAAGATTACGGTCTTAGGTCAAGAGGTTTTGAAGTTACATCAGGCGAAACCTATACACTCACGTTTGACTACAAAACCGCAGGCACAACTGATGGTAATCCTGAAGCTAGATTTTTATTCAAGGAAAACGCAGTAATCGACAGCTTAGGCAATGTCAATGGTGATTTTATTGGAGCGGAAGTTTTGGACTTGACGCCAACCGAGGGCACTTGGGAAACATTGAGTGTCGCTTCATCCAGAACAGGAACTGATATAGCAGGAGTTATCAGGATAACCAAGAATAAGTTCGCTTCAGGCTCAGACTCATTCAACGGCGAGGTCTGGATAGACAACGTTTCTGTTGTCCCCGAACCAGCAACCATGGCTCTGATTGGCATTGGCGGTCTTTTCATCCGCAGAAAAAAGAAATGA
- a CDS encoding sulfatase-like hydrolase/transferase, translated as MKRRDFLKASAACGMGLSLTGLAAGVSAEKSAVSKPNIVFIMADDLGFGDLGCYGNPVVQSPNIDTFAQNSQTLTQYYSAGPVCKPTRVSFLTGKYPYKTGSRMTVDGRDPSLDVGFFPKILQQAGYTTKVAGKWHVGHFPGGMDIIGFDEWSVCAPGGWCDYWDYTIHTKGNTEPSNGKYSTDMITESGLEFIERNQDNPFFLYLAYTAPHFPLQAPEEDIDPFRDNSDLEEGTKVVYGMIKRMDHGIGQILAKLKAKGLYDNTMVVFTSDNGPRFGAYKGLSQERYNGHLAGQKSYTLEGGIKVPAIVHWPQKYNCPCSYYPYMMHTVDWFKTLLTVAGADIPQGTDIDGDCYVDYLLNCKKGDDTKRYWSFNNVRPTSKSNSAMRDGDWKLNRPAIESFKRWDQPADLPLPDDIPDYELYRIDKDPFEKNDISDEYPEKTKEMIRDFENWFDAVMKKHRELNS; from the coding sequence ATGAAACGAAGAGATTTCTTAAAGGCTTCAGCCGCCTGCGGTATGGGGCTTTCATTGACAGGCCTTGCTGCCGGGGTGTCGGCAGAAAAATCTGCAGTAAGCAAGCCGAATATAGTGTTTATAATGGCCGATGATTTAGGTTTCGGCGATTTGGGCTGCTATGGAAATCCTGTTGTTCAAAGTCCAAATATAGACACTTTCGCCCAAAACAGCCAGACGCTCACTCAGTATTACAGCGCCGGGCCGGTATGCAAGCCTACGAGGGTATCCTTCTTAACAGGCAAATACCCCTACAAAACAGGCTCAAGGATGACCGTTGACGGCAGAGACCCTTCTCTTGATGTCGGATTTTTCCCAAAAATTCTCCAGCAGGCAGGCTACACAACCAAAGTGGCCGGTAAATGGCATGTCGGTCACTTCCCGGGCGGTATGGATATTATCGGATTCGATGAATGGTCTGTATGTGCCCCGGGTGGATGGTGTGACTACTGGGACTACACAATACACACAAAAGGAAACACTGAACCTTCTAACGGTAAATACAGCACCGATATGATAACTGAAAGCGGGCTGGAATTTATCGAAAGGAATCAGGACAACCCATTCTTTCTTTATCTTGCTTATACTGCCCCTCATTTTCCGCTTCAGGCTCCCGAGGAGGATATAGATCCGTTCAGGGATAACAGCGACCTTGAAGAGGGAACAAAGGTTGTCTATGGGATGATAAAACGTATGGATCATGGTATCGGCCAGATACTTGCAAAGCTCAAGGCAAAAGGCCTATATGATAATACTATGGTAGTGTTCACAAGCGATAACGGGCCTAGATTCGGTGCATATAAAGGATTATCACAAGAGCGATATAACGGTCATTTAGCCGGCCAGAAATCTTATACGCTCGAGGGCGGCATAAAAGTGCCTGCTATTGTGCATTGGCCGCAGAAGTACAATTGCCCGTGCAGTTATTATCCATATATGATGCATACAGTGGACTGGTTCAAAACGCTGCTGACCGTTGCCGGAGCAGATATCCCGCAAGGAACTGATATCGACGGGGATTGTTATGTAGATTACCTGCTCAACTGCAAAAAGGGCGATGATACCAAGAGGTATTGGTCTTTCAATAATGTCCGCCCCACATCAAAGAGCAACAGCGCCATGCGAGATGGAGATTGGAAGCTGAATCGTCCTGCGATTGAGTCTTTCAAGAGATGGGACCAGCCAGCTGATCTGCCTCTGCCCGATGATATACCGGACTACGAGCTTTACAGAATAGATAAAGACCCGTTTGAAAAGAATGACATCTCTGATGAGTACCCCGAGAAAACAAAAGAAATGATAAGAGATTTTGAAAACTGGTTCGATGCTGTTATGAAAAAACACAGAGAACTTAATTCATAA